The window agatacatgataaagggaataacttgaataatgtgtagtgcaaaataaagccagtaaagtcctatcaaagattgtccgatggtctccaataaggtagattgtagttcaggtAGTATTCCatgcagaccagtgatcaccctgtacacgaacactatcctatataccagggacaatttaaaatttgtagatgccaattaacctacaaaaccgacACGTctatagagtgtgggaggaaactggagcacctgaagaaaacccagtctcaaggagaaggtacaaattccgtacatacATCAccaatagtcagaatcgaacccagggctctggcgctgtaaggcagcaactctaccgctgcaccgccatgCAGCCCTTTcctcttccaaaaaaaaaaaccgAAGAGCAAGCTGttgttgaaatttttttttttataggaACTCAGGTATGATAAgagatttcaagaatcactagagacaggagaggtcccagatgattggaaaattgcccaagaagggagcaaagcagaatagtggaaacTATAGGTCGGTTAGTccgacttcggtggttggtaagattttagagtccattgtaaaggatgaggtttcggagtacttagaagttcacaataaaatcatggcttccatgaagtcagcatggctttgtgacggggaggtcttgcttgacaaatttggtgGAATTCTTTGAAAAAATAAATAGcaggacaaaggagagtcagtagatgttgtttacttaaatTTTCAGAAAGCCATTGATAAGGTGCCAGTgattagcggagttccgcagggatcggtgctggggccactactcttcacattgtatattaatgatttggacaaagggattgaaggctttgtggccaggtttgcggatgatatgaaaataggtggaagggcatgtagtgtagaggaagcaaggactttgccgaaggacttggacaggttgggagagtgggcagagaagtggcagatggaagtgtggagtcatgcattttgtttgtaggaataaaggcatagactgttttctaaatggggagagaatccagaaatcgaagGTGTAAAGGGacatgggaatgctggtgcaggtttcccaaaatgttaatctgaaagtcgaatcagtagtaaagaaagcaaactcaatgctagcatttatttcaagagggcttgtatacaaaaacagggatgtaatgctgaggctctataaggccgcaattggaatattgtgatcaaggatgtgctggctctggagagggtccagaggtttacaaaaatgatcccagcaatacgtaggttaacctatgatgaacgtttgttggcactgggcctgtagtcgctggagtttagaagaatgaggtggggggggggggggggtgatctcattgaaacatacagagtaGCAAAAggattgggtagagtggatgtggagaggatatttcccactagagggagagtctaggactagacctcatagcctcagaattaaaggacgttctttcaggaaggagatgaggagaaatttctttagagggtggtgaatctgtggaatactttgccacagaaggctgtggaggccaagtcagtggatatttttaaggcagagatagatagattcttgattaatacaggtatcagaggtcatggagagggcaggagaatggggtgaggagggagagatagatcagccatgattgaatggcagagtagacttgatgggccgaatggcctaattctatcctatcacctatgaccttgtTTCTCTGGGATTATGGAAGATATGGCTAAGTGCACATGCAAAAAAAATCTCAATAATGTGAGGCAATTTTTCAAGGGATAAAATAAACCTTACTTCCCCTATAGGAACTTGCTCCATCTCCTTCTCATATTTGTAGACCTCCACGAGACCCTTCTCTCTGAACACGACATCGGTCTCATCTGAGAACAATACCGAATCTCCATCGAATGCTACCTTGAGTTGATCCTTTGATGTAGCTGATGCTTGCTTCAACATAAGTGCTGCGGGAATATCTGTGGAAGGGCAACAACATACTTCAATGCATAAACGAggcacaatttagtttagttttgtatagTGTAACGTGTactgcggtacagtgaaaagcttttgtttgaatgctattcagtcaaagaaGACTAGGGTCgatatccttcttcagtctgaagaagtgtctcgacccgagaagtcatctattccatttctccagagatgctggctgacccacagacttactccagctttttgtgtttatcttcggtgtaaaccagaatctgcagttttatACACAAAAATACTATACAttaatataatcaagccatccacagtgcatagTCTATGTACTGTatgatatgtaccgaggtacaatgaaaagcttttgttgtgtgctaatcaggcagcggaaagactatatatgattacaaagaGCCGTCCAGTGTAGATGCATGACAaaggtacaagataaagtccagtcagaTCGAAttagagatagtccgagggtctccaatgggatagatggcagctcaggaccactctctagttgttgatagaatagttcagttgcctgataacagctgggaagaagctgtccccaaATCcaaaggtgtgcattttcacacttctgtatgcagtagagctgctgtctctcgggtgctgtctgtgtggagtttgcatggtctttttgtgactgcgtgggttttctccaggtgctctggtttcctcccccatcccaaagacatgcgggtttgcaggttgattggcctctgcaaattgcccctagtgcgtagggagtggatggggaagTGAGATGACATTGAattagtgtgaaagagtgatcgatggttggcatggactcggtgggccttagggcctctttccatgctgtatctctaaacaaaactggacccaataCCCTTAAGCTTGCgtaataaattaaaaattaacCATATAAAgactaaaagtgctggagtaactcaacgggtcaggcagcatctctggagaacatggataggtgacatttcgggtcgtgatccTCCTTCAACCTGATTGtcgtggggggagaaagctggaagagaaatggggacgggacaaagcctgaccagtgattggtggatacaggtgagggaagcTTAGATTGGTAAATGGttggacagagatgaaaagaccaTCTACAAAGCAAACCCTGGTcttctatatccacctatcactggccAGGCATTGTACTGTCCCCATCTCTCTTTCATCTTTCTCCCCCGATGGTCCCATTCATGGTACTCATGGAAGCCCATCAGATCGCACCCCGACCAATATTTATATTAATATTCGCTAATATTTTAGTTGAAATTCCTAAATTCCATTCTTTCCCCCGAAGCACTAACAAGCGCTCGCCAAATACAATTAAGACGTACagttgtgtaggttaattggcttagtagaattgcaaattgtccccagtgtgcttgcgtgtgtgcgtgtgggatagcgttagtatgcggggatcactggtcggcgcagactcggtgggccgaagggcctgtttccgcgctgtttttccaaaactaaaacaaaagacACTTACGTCTTTTCAGTGCATTGCACACAGAGGTTTCGCATGCTGAAAGGAACAGCAATACGTTCTGAGACTTCAGGTATTCCGAAGGGTCATGTCCATTCAAGAAGCAAAATTTGCTAACTTCCAAACCTACAAAAGAAATGCAACATGTGGAGCTAAGTCTGGAATAAGGACCAACAGGAGTTAAGCTTTCAGAGTGAGATCCTGCTACTCGCTCTGTTTTTAGATTCTTATTTCTGAAGTGAGTGGATGTAAATTCAAGACTCACTACATAAGCCTATCTACCCACTACACAGACCCAAGTTCAAAATCTAAGATGTGTAAGACGGAACCGCACTTGCTGGTTAAACAcccaagatagtcacaaaatgctggagtttttcagcgagtcaggcagcatctctggagaaaaggaatgggtgacgtgttgggttggaaccccccccccccacttcagactgaaagatagtggTGGGAGGGCAGAACCAGAGGGGGAAGAACAgatagggggagaggaagggcttTTGGAAATTATGCTGTAAAAATGAACATAAAGATGACCCAGAGCAGAGGAATCACGAAcctggggacataggtttaaggtgatggggggtatttaataggaacccagggccagatttagatgaagagaggtccctcccaatcccccacccccacaacgagaggaagatggaagagtccaccagattgactgatgtgcagccgagcgtggccaatgagataagggccgGAAGGTTgcgctatttatttatttattgccagtgctagtgtcgagttatcgacttaaaacactattattctgaaatgaagGGCAAGGAAAAtaactgaagtgttgtttagagactacagtgcattgtgacagcatatgtaagaaaggcctatgacagtgtcaaaaatattatacaccaggcccgtacgaagcttttcaaaaagaggggtggcatggcaggattacaaaaatgttatgtgaaataatTGCACGCGGtgcatatcacaagcgcgaagctcaaagacccgaatggtcaactcctgcacctattgtctaagtcagtggatatttttaaggcagagattgacaggtacttgattggtaagagtgtcaagggttatggggacaaggcaggctattggggttgagagggaaagatagattagccatgattgaatggcagagcagactcgatgggtcaaatggccaacTTCTGCTtctgtgacttatgaacatgaagaaAAAGACTGTGCTGTAAATAAGACATCAGTGCACGAACGCAACTAGAAAactagtccatggtagtgcaagaagtGGTTCatagtgttccattgctgaggtaggattagggttgtgtgggTCGGTTCGAGaaactgatggttgtaggaacgtagctgtccctgaacctggtggtgaggTATATGTTCCAAAACCACACGGTAAGGTGACTGCAGTAATGTTtacagaaattaaataatttaacgTACTTAAAGTTACTCGTTATTTAAAAGTGATGAGTGAAGTAATCTATGGAAGAATACTTCTCAATAGTTTTATATTCCTCTTCACAAAATGCGAAAGTCACATTGCAAAAGAGGGTAAAATGCCGTCTTGTAAAAATCAATGTGtggatggaacatagaacagtacagcaaaggaacaggcccttcggccctcaatgtccatgccgaacatggtgccataAATAAATCAATCtcgtctgcctgcacgtgatccatatgccCCCATTCTCTGCATAACCATGTGTCTATCATCAACTGTTCTGTTGTGTTGTACTGACTCACCATAATACTTTACACTCTTAATGATCCGTACTCCTCCCCCAGCGCTGTGAGTTGATAGAAGAATAATTTGAAAGAGTTGCTTTTCTTCGGGATCCAAGTTCAGTAATCTTTCATTGACCATGTGAGTAGCCTAGAAGAGACAATAATGGGAAGTAAACGGCACTCACAAAGCGTGTATGATTACGCAACTATCATTTACTgttattgtaaaaaataactgagtGTTCACATTAATAAAGTCAAACATTATTAATAAATAAAAGGCTTAGCACATCAGACAAAATCAAGACAAAATCACACAATTAATTTGGTTTAAATGAAAtactaatttaatttagtttagcacatggaaacaggcccctcggcccgaccatcgatcgcctgttcacactagttcgatgttatcccactttcttatccactcccgacacattaggtgcaattttagaggccaattaaccacaaacctgcacgtctttgggatgtgggggggaaaccgcagcacccggaggaaacccatatggctacggggagaacgtgcaaactccatacagacagacagcacccgaagtcaggatggaacctggttctgtggtgctatgaggcagcggctcatccagctgcgccaccgtagtTGCACGGAATATGACGGTGGATATTCCGAGAGGTTGTTTATTATTTTGATATGGTTACAGGGTTAATAACATTTCTTGCTGTTCTTTAAATATTACCAGGGGACCTTGAACATAAAGCACTGGAACAAACAGGCAGTGCTCCCAGTGTGAcagctcatgatggtgagttctcTAGAGAATACAACACAGGCAGCACTACACAGCAACATTCACCTGCATCCTGAGCTCTGGAGCATCCACAGGGCTCAAAAACTCTCATCTCTTTGGGATGTCACCTTTCTTAACAAATATCGCTAGGATCAGATACCTACAGGCCTGGACagagtaaatgtggagaggatgttttaccatcaatgggagagtctaggaccagaggccacagcctcagaataaaaggacgtacctttagaaaggagatgaggatgaatttctttagtcagagggtggtgaatctgtggaattcattgccacagatgttgTGGGGGCcatgtggagtcaatggatatttttaaggtggagattgacaggttcttgattagcgagggtgtcagagcttatggggagaaggcgggagaatggttttgagagggaaagatggatcagccataattgaatggtggagtagactttgttggccgaaaggcctaattctgctccaaaaacCTATGAACCGTAACACTAATTTTAAAAGTGTTATGgacccgtcccactttcacgaccaaaTACATGACATTTTTtaatcgtggacatttttcatcatgttgaagaaaagccccgacctacttgatgccacaaatACCTACGACGAGCATCATggcctgctatgacctacctatgacctcgtgacgaccatgctgcgagtatgagtcaagggcaaacttggcagaggtcgtgaattaggtcttaaaagtgggacaggtcctttacattttattttttaaaatattttaaatctcaaaaaAAAATTCTGACCGTCTCCCCTGCCAATGCAACTCATAATGTGATCCACTTctgtcaagtctcccctcaagctacggtgaaacatagaaagcagtccaagtttgtccaacctctcttaaatctaataccctctaattaagtctagtttagagatatagtgtggaaatggaaacagcccctttggcccaacaagtctgcaaTCCCCcatagacaaagacttaagacttttgccttccatcacagtgaggaggtgcctggtgaattcactgtggtggatgttaatttgtgtttattgtgtgtttttgtcattttgtactatatgtaggactgcaaggcaacaaaatttcgttcagaccacaaggtctgaatgacaataaaggctactttgactttgataccattttcatcctgcaccctggggacaatttacagaagacaattagcccacaaacttgcacgtctttggagcgtgggaggaaaccggagcatgctgAGAAAattcacgcaatcacagggagagcgtgcaaactcaacacagatagcacccgtggtctggatcaaacccgggtctctggcgctgcatggcagcaactctaccgttgcgccacaaaGTGCGGACTACTCTACATTCCAGCATTCCACTAATCCAGGCTACATTCTGATAGACCCTCTCCACATCCTTAATATATTGGGGCCAAGATTGTCCGCAATAAATAAAAcaagagtttttaaaaaaaatcaacaataTAAAACATTGGACATCAGGAAGAGGCTCTTGAAAATCATTCAATTGGGCACCAATGCTTTTATGTTGGCATGTGAAGACAGCAGAGCAAAAATGTTGGCACATGGGACTGAGGAAGTGAAAAATGGTGAGGCAGAGACCACATGACAATGACTGACCAAGCTTCAAGTCgagacaagtcaagagagtttattgtcatgtgtcccggataggacaatgaaattcttgcttgctgcagcacaacagaatattgtaggcataaatacagaacagatcagtgtgtctatataccatagaacatacatatatacacataaataaacagataaagtgcaatataggctgttatagttcagagtttgaagTTGGGTAATAATCTGATTAGTCACAACAgattgggggagagagtggaaggtTGGGCAGGAACGAGGCAAGATAttagtagaaacatggaactgcagatgctagtttaccaaggaaggacacaaagtgctggagtaattcagcaggtcaggctacatctctggagagcatggactagtgacgtttcagatcgggacccttcttcagaaactagTGACACTTGAGAAGACACATGAAACGTGCAAATCTCTTCCCCTACGTTTTAAAGAAAAAGGCCAAATTAAGTGGTATGAGTAAGCGTGAGAATAAAAAAATAAGAGTGggaagggcagcacaatggcgcagcagtagagttgctgccttacagcgccaaagacccgagttAGATCCTGACTTCGAGTGCTGTcagaacggagtttgcacgtttgtcAGTGACCCCGTGGGATTTCtttgggtgctcgggtttcctcctacatgccaaagacatacaggtttgtacgttagctGGCTTCTGttaaaggtactgcagatgctggaatcttgagcagaacataaagtgctggaggaacttggtaggacaggcagcatctgtgggcggaatggacagataacgttttgtgtcaggaccctttttcagacactaataaaggattctgacccaaaacgtcatctgtccactccctccacttgcgctgcctgatccactaagttcctccaacactttgtgttttgctcatccaGAACACAGTGTATAAGAGCTTTTGAAGAAAAGAGGAACTATTTAAACTCAGGAGTGGCGTGAAGTTGCAATACTGACCCACTATACACACCGTGGACACCCCAGATACCATTATGACGTCCATTTAAATATGTTGGTTTTTaacaagaaggtagacacaatatgctggagtaactcagtgggacagacaacatctctggagagaagtttcggtgatgtttcgggtcgatacccttcttcagactgtttttagTACTTAGTTTTTAACActagtttttacttttttttaacgcTGTGGTGGGCATTGGAACTGAACAAAAGTTCATTAAAAATTCCGTGGATAACTGAATCGagttgtgggtggcacggtggcacagcagtagagttctgcctcacagcgctagagacccgggttcaattctgactacgggtgctgtctatgtggagtttgtacgttctccctgtgaccatgtgggattcccccgggtgctccagttccctcccacattctggagatgtgcaagtttgtaggttaattggttctgaaaattgcccctggtgtaaaatgtaaaactgggataacatagaacttgcatGTCGGCATaaacacgatgggccaaagggcctgtttccatgctgtacgtctAAACCAAACTGCAGGCAAAAATTAATGGTGATATTCAACAGTGACTTCAGATCCAGGTAATTTACATTTAATGTCCTTAACACAAAATTCCAATTTAAGGATGGCAAAGAAAATCAAGCAGAAAAGATTTCAactgaggagagaaaaaaaagtggcatccaacaaaaaaaaagtgctaATGAGCTAAGGGCATTGAAAGTGATATCAAACAGAAGCTAAGTGTGAAAACTCTTTACAAATCATGTCAACAAAAGAACAAACTGCCAAGGAGAAACAAGAGGTAGTCAATCAGCAAGTGTTAGGCCATTCCTATAATCacaatatggaatgagctgccagaggaggtcgttgaggcaggtactataacagcatttaaaagacacggacagattcatggataggaaaggaaaggatgggccaaatgcaggcaaattggactatCTTAGATAGGGTAACTTGGCCCaactggatgagttgggccaagggcctgtttctgtgctgtatgactcgatgaggcTATTGCAGGAATCTCACAACAGTAAAAAGCTGCCAGTGTGCCACTCTGAATTAAAGTATTGAAGGCTGGCATAGGAAGGAGGCCATGAGAGGTAACGAGAGGCATGTAGAGAACTTACCCTGATGAATGGAAAAACAATCCCTTCCTTCAGAGGGATGTCTTCATTGATGATCTGGTGATTGACGTATTCGTCAGGCCCTTCTGTCATGAATAATTCGTGCTCTTCCTCCATATCAAAGAGAGCGCGAACTGAGATGGCGATTGTTACGGCCTTGGATGAGTCTTTCTGCACAGAGAGAGCCGGGATGGGAAGAAAGAGACTTTAATACCTTTAATATTTACACAAAAAATGTCAGCTCCACTCTTATCTCAGAAACACCCCATAACTTGATGAGGGAAAGGAGTCAGATCACAACCTCtttcagtgtagtttagtttaagatacagtgtgggaacaggccctttggtacaccaagtctgtgccgaccagcgatcaccgcacactaacactatcctatacacataagggacaatttacaattataccaagccaattagcctacaaacctgcacgcctttgtgggaggaaactggagtacctggagaaaacccatgaaatcatggggagaacgtacaaactacagacagacagcaccccaggtcaggatcgaacccgtgtctctgacacagcaaggcagcaactcaacagctgcgccaccatgccgttcaATTCTTGTATTTGGAGTACTACACACTGTTGGGTTGTACGATGCTATGGAATTGGGAACCCTCAATATAATGATATGTCGACACAAGAAaccacagatgctgcaatcttgcaaAGAAGACAAtgttctggagtagctcagtcaggcaccttctctggaggacatggataggtgacgtttcatgtcgggacccttgttcagcctaatgtggattacatgcaggcagaggagattagttttttggcaccatgtttggcaaggacattgtgggctgaagggcctattcacgTGTTCTGTATAATCAATATTTATTTGCTTGTACAATGGCAATAATTACAATCTCCAACTGGATATGATAAACAGCTGTTTATCTAGACTTGTCACGactttgtctgtgtggagtttgtacgttctcgctgggttttctccaggtgttctggtttcctcccacatcccaaaagatgtggggagagagggagggggagggggagggggagggggagggggagggggagggggggagggggagagggagggggggagggggagagggagagggagagggagagggagagggagagggagagggagagggagagggagagggagagagagagagagagagagggagagggagcgggagagagagagagagagagggagagggagagggagattgagggagattgagggagaggtggagggagagggagagggagagagagagagagagggagagagagagagagagagggagagagagggacagtgtGTTTAcaggtacaatgtttacatattctgttgtgctgctgcaagtaagttgttcattgttctgttttggggcaTAAAATCCTCTTGATTCTTGAATTACAAGCCCACGTTTCTCTGCATTCAAATACTGAAATTAGTGAGGCCTTTTTTTGTGAACAACTGTACTACAGTTTTCAGTGAATAGAGATAAGATGTGGTTTGGCATTTTAAACTGACACCCGCACAAAAGTGGTTACAGAGCAA is drawn from Amblyraja radiata isolate CabotCenter1 chromosome 20, sAmbRad1.1.pri, whole genome shotgun sequence and contains these coding sequences:
- the LOC116984696 gene encoding cytosolic 5'-nucleotidase 1A-like, with the translated sequence MDTDFEVIVNTSVQQKDSSKAVTIAISVRALFDMEEEHELFMTEGPDEYVNHQIINEDIPLKEGIVFPFIRATHMVNERLLNLDPEEKQLFQIILLSTHSAGGGVRIIKSVKYYGLEVSKFCFLNGHDPSEYLKSQNVLLFLSACETSVCNALKRHIPAALMLKQASATSKDQLKVAFDGDSVLFSDETDVVFREKGLVEVYKYEKEMEQVPIGEGPFKVFAMILGEMKKKFPPEDDPICTYLVTARSSNELGARAINTLRHWGLQIDEAFFMAGSPKGPVLAEIKPHIFFDDNPGNILGAHEYGIPAGLVLAGCK